A stretch of the Chanos chanos chromosome 1, fChaCha1.1, whole genome shotgun sequence genome encodes the following:
- the cracr2ab gene encoding ras and EF-hand domain-containing protein homolog: MAEFTHVRATRVHCTGSDKGEEGIAQAKQSHERRGSDWGGIAMLDKTEEFFQICDSERKGYITRTDMRRLHTELPLSEEELENVFDSLDSDNNGFLTRGEFSSGFSDFLHGRRVSKTDESVAALSPKVLEALYESQWDEELTGNEDEEERHFSMLMESLGASNVFEDPGEVRCLWAQLRKDEPHLLSNFEEFLARVTYQIKEAQQERREMESALQRKVARHDSEIRRLYEEMELQIKNEKDQLILKDSERLQLHSQDLQQQLRSKEQDLEQLFQKQRKLERQCRELHTEHQESRVENVKLKLTNEELSRELEHTCRELSLAQEQLAVLQEQASRLQQEREMEMYRITEGLQREKQSLMRQLDLLREMNKHLRDEKDISSLKAKNSMKNSTRKPRLSSSSSSLKRFDRKVSTCSEGDVEEVTQGSGRKSTVLPNGYAPYATSGGDGKAEVEDHAKRKGQGDRGKKPHDALTQAVEDVDPEDAPPVGWPLRRVISIEEDHLPHLLQGEPQPLLHQLSEEEEVDIGGTDLEMSSLFPSNVSLASTTGESSPPPSRGKTPPSRTSKVKSNTPTTARGQPVGKETRRMGPVEGAVTSPDRLFKVVLVGNSSVGKTALLRRFCDGRFHSSTSATVGIDYSVRTLNLGDSHVALQLWDTAGQERYRSITKQYFRKADGVVIIYDVTMQDSFRSVRPWLTNIHEAVEDAIPIMLLGNKADKENEREVQAKEGERLAEETQLLFYECSAYTGYNVLEAMTHLARVLKEQEDREREKTVVLEDAQLRKKPCCK, translated from the exons ATGGCCGAGTTCACACATGTCCGCGCCACCCGGGTCCACTGCACCGGTTCTGACAAGGGGGAGGAGGGCATCGCTCAGGCCAAGCAGAGTCATGAGAGGAGAGGTTCAGACTGGGGCGGTATCGCTATGCTGGATAAGACCGAGGAGTTCTTCCAGATCTGTGACAGCGAGAGAAAAGGTTACATCACACGCACGGACATGAGG AGGTTACACACAGAGCTGCCCCTCAGTGAAGAAGAGCTGGAGAATGTCTTTGACTCGCTGGATTCAGACAACAACGGTTTCCTAACACGAGGGGAGTTCTCTTCAGGATTCA GTGACTTCTTGCATGGACGAAGAGTTTCGAAAACAGACGAGTCGGTGGCCGCCCTCTCGCCGAAGGTTCTTGAGGCTTTGTACGAGAGCCAGTGGGATGAGGAGTTAACGGGAAacgaggatgaggaggagagacattTCTCCATGCTGATGGAGAGCCTGGGAGCCAGCAATGTCTTTGAGGA CCCAGGTGAGGTACGGTGTCTATGGGCACAGCTCAGGAAAGATGAGCCTCACCTTCTGTCCAATTTTGAGGAGTTCCTGGCCAGGGTTACATACCAGATCAAAGAGGCccaacaggagaggagagagatggagagtgccCTCCAGAG gAAAGTGGCCAGACATGACAGTGAAATCCGACGTTTGTACGAGGAGATGGAACTTCAAATCAAAAACGAGAAAGACCAGTTAATTCTCAAG GACTCAGAGCGGCTGCAGTTACACAGCCAGGATCTGCAGCAGCAGCTGAGGAGCAAAGAGCAGGACCTGGAGCAGCTGTTTCAGAAGCAGAGGAAA CTGGAGCGTCAGTGTCGTGAAttacacacagagcaccagGAGAGCCGAGTGGAGAATGTCAAACTAAAACTGACCAATGAGGAGCTTTCCCGTGAGCTGGAGCACACCTGTCGGGAGCTGTCATTGGCCCAGGAGCAGTTGGCTGTTCTGCAGGAGCAAGCTTCACGActacagcaagagagagagat GGAAATGTACAGAATCACAGAggggttacagagagagaaacaaagccTCATGAGACAATTAGACCTTCTCAG agaaatgaataaacatcTAAGAGACGAGAAGGACATCAGTTCACTG AAAGCCAAGAACTCAATGAAGAATTCCACCCGTAAGCCGAGACTGAGCTCATCCTCATCATCGCTGAAGCGTTTTGACAGGAAAGTCTCTACCTGCAG tgAAGGTGATGTGGAGGAAGTGACTCAGGGCTCAGGCAGGAAGAGCACCGTTCTGCCCAATGGTTACGCCCCCTACGCCACCTCAGGGGGTGATGGGAAAGCGGAGGTGGAGGACCATGCAAAGAGAAAAGGCCagggggacagagggaaaaaaccACACGACGCTTTAACACAGGCTGTTGAGGACGTTGACCCTGAGGACGCTCCACCTGTGGGCTGGCCACTGCGGAGAGTGATATCCATCGAGGAAGACCACCTTCCTCATCTTCTACAAGGAGAACCTCAGCCTCTTCTTCATCAGctcagtgaggaagaggaggtggacaTAGGAGGCACTGACTTGGAAATGAGTTCATTGTTTCCCTCAAACGTCTCGTTGGCCTCCACCACTGGCGAGTCATCTCCGCCCCCATCCAGAGGGAAGACGCCCCCTTCTCGAACTTCAAAGGTTAAAAGCAACACGCCCACCACGGCGAGAGGCCAGCCTGTTGGCAAGGAGACAAGGCGGATG GGTCCAGTAGAAGGAGCCGTGACCTCTCCAGACCGTCTCTTTAAGGTCGTCCTGGTTGGAAACTCCAGTGTGGGGAAAACGGCTCTGCTCCGACGCTTCTGTGACGGCCGTTTCCACTCCTCCACCTCTGCCACTGTGG gCATCGACTACAGCGTGCGGACTCTGAATCTTGGGGACAGTCACGTGGCTCTGCAGCTATGGGACACTGCAGGACAGGAAAG GTATCGCAGTATCACTAAGCAGTACTTCCGTAAGGCTGATGGCGTGGTGATCATTTACGACGTGACCATGCAGGACAGTTTCCGCTCTGTACGACCCTGGCTCACCAATATCCACGAGGCTGTGGAGGATGCCATTCCCATCATGCTCCTGGGCAATAAAGCTGAcaaagagaacgagagggagGTGCAGGCCAAGGAGGGGGAGCGTCTGGcagag GAGACACAGCTACTGTTCTATGAGTGCAGTGCTTACACAGGATACAACGTACTGGAGGCGATGACACACCTGGCCAG AGTGCTGAAAGaacaggaggacagagagagagaaaaaactgtgGTTTTGGAAGATGCACAGCTGAGGAAGAAACCCTGCTGCAAATGA
- the ccdc59 gene encoding thyroid transcription factor 1-associated protein 26 homolog, with amino-acid sequence MAPVNPNMKNRGQFVNKNFKKNYARGPVSAATKKKRKWVPEQKVFDGSLTEGQGFAFKRKEKIRHEYSKLLRKERRRNPEVKIQTTEEYPEHLKHLYLAEKEKLEEEERTKQLKRRKGRAPDPGQEEQTSTNGSDSRDAVASATSTSSDQTGVPALPREQEQPAQRDSFPKTPIGKKKQKMSSYQRTQQEFERRKEERERKREAFLKDKAQREEALKRYKEKKMATYQLLKKKTKKGQPNLNLQMELLLQKIQEQRK; translated from the exons ATGGCACCAGTAAACCCcaatatgaaaaacagaggacagtTCGTGAAcaagaactttaaaaaaaactatgcaAGGGGTCCTGTGTCCGCTGCCACGAAAAAGAAACGAAAATGGGTACCAGAGCAAAAGGTTTTCGACGGCAGCCTAACAGAAG GACAAGGATTTGCCttcaaaaggaaagaaaagatcCGACATGAATACAGCAAACTCCTTcgaaaggagagaaggagaaatccAGAGGTAAAAATACAGACAACGGAGGAATACCCGGAACATCTGAAGCATCTTTACTTGGCCGAGAAGGAGAaactggaggaagaggagcgcACTAAACAGCTGAAACGAAGGAAAGGGAGGGCACCTGATCCAGGGCAAGAAGAACAGACCAGCACAAATGGTTCTGATTCCAGGGATGCAGTTGCCTCAGCAACCAGTACCTCCTCTGACCAAACCGGTGTCCCAGCCTTGCCGCGTGAGCAAGAGCAGCCTGCTCAGAGGGACAG TTTTCCTAAAACTCCCATTggtaaaaagaaacagaagatgTCCTCCTACCAGAGAACACAGCAGGAGTtcgagaggagaaaagaggagcgGGAGCgtaagagagag GCATTTTTGAAGGACAAagcccagagagaggaggcctTGAAGAGgtacaaggagaaaaaaatggcaaCTTATCAGCTGCTGAAGAAAAAGACCAAGAAGGGACAGCCAAACCTGAACCTGCAGATGGAGCTGCTGCTTCAGAAGATCCAGGAGCAGAGAAAATGA
- the mettl25 gene encoding putative methyltransferase-like protein 25, translated as MAVADVTLDALKRKLDEVQRFLHISLSIANAHTVDFYTHDVWSQFMAVTPEDVLTCFGSTNDLKMAPEVKEKATFGFCNESKKLVDVSALVKAAKDRSLPGLGVCLSRTDLLKYLRAAGGERQVEKGETPDDIIVPDEFMNCKKAHEVQAMSEVVSSLAKHCEVKQVIDVGSGKGYLCTYLSMQYLLQVFGIDSSATNTHGAQERNRKLRKFSRAYQRHGRAIEAGCPTVSQPQDSREKEVESRHSEGGERRDIEEKKNERMIQKDGVLEECHLLNKPDEDSCDSVNPDGENPFLSALSLDVVETPSPRVPPSELSMEERERRKRENLERKAQNAKANGSNNGITFSPLTSYITAETELQEIVPELEDAVLVGLHTCGDLAASTLRMFVAKRELNALCSVGCCYHLLSEEFEPTRQECENGIYGFPVSQYLRGQACFCGRNARMSACLALERVTVGGGLPMESLFYRAVLHVILQDHYDAHKSERRVGNVYSKASSFVDYVRRALRKLQLDDSKLSDSIIQGYHDQYKPRMNEMVAFNMLKVTLAPCIEGLILLDRLCYLKEQENVRVSALVQLFDPLRSPRCYAVVGVKTSGKT; from the exons ATGGCTGTTGCTGATGTGACCTTAGATGCGTTAAAGCGAAAACTAGACGAAGTTCAACGTTTTCTCCACATTTCCTTAAGCATTGCTAATGCGCACACGGTTGACTTTTACACTCATGATGTGTGGAGCCAATTCATGGCTGTGACTCCCGAGGATGTGTTGACATGCTTCGGTTCTACTAATGACCTGAAGATGGCGCCCGAAG TGAAGGAAAAGGCCACGTTTGGTTTCTGTAACGAGAGTAAAAAGTTGGTGGATGTTTCTGCTCTGGTAAAAGCTGCTAAAGACCGTTCCCTGCCGGGCCTCGGTGTGTGCTTGTCGCGTACGGACCTACTAAAGTACCTGAGAGCGGCCGGcggagagagacaggtggaaaAAG GGGAGACACCAGATGACATTATTGTACCTGATGAATTTATGAACTGTAAGAAGGCTCACGAGGTTCAGGCCATGTCTGAGGTGGTGTCTTCTCTGGCCAAACACTGTGAGGTCAAACAG gttATAGATGTGGGCTCAGGTAAGGGTTACTTGTGCACGTATCTGTCCATGCAGTACCTGTTACAGGTGTTTGGTATCGATTCCTCCGCTACCAACACCCATGGTGCCCAGGAGAGAAACCGCAAACTCAGAAAGTTCTCTCGAGCCTACCAGAGACACGGCAGAGCC ATAGAGGCAGGTTGCCCGACAGTGTCCCAACCCCAAGACAGCAGAGAAAAGGAGGTGGAAAGTAGACAttctgagggaggagagaggagggatatagaggagaagaagaatgagagaatgatcCAAAAGGATGGGGTTTTGGAAGAATGTCACCTCTTAAATAAACCTGACGAAGATTCCTGTGACTCTGTGAATCCAGACGGTGAAAACCCTTTTCTTAGCGCGTTGTCTTTAGATGTAGTGGAGACCCCTTCACCTCGGGTTCCTCCCAGTGAGCTGAgcatggaggagagggagaggcggAAGAGGGAGAATCTGGAGAGGAAAGCTCAAAATGCCAAAGCCAATGGTTCCAACAATGGAATAACATTCTCCCCTCTGACTTCCTACATCACCGCGGAAACGGAACTCCAAGAAATCGTTCCAGAACTGGAG GATGCAGTTCTGGTTGGACTGCACACGTGTGGAGACCTAGCTGCCAGCACGCTGAGGATGTTCGTGGCCAAACGGGAGCTGAATGCCTTGTGTAGCGTTGGCTGCtgctaccacctcctctctgagGAGTTTGAGCCCACCAGACAAG AGTGTGAGAATGGAATATATGGGTTTCCTGTGAGTCAGTACCTGAGGGGTCAGGCTTGTTTCTGTGGGAGAAATGCCAGGATGTCAGCATGTCTG GCCCTAGAGAGGGTGACAGTTGGAGGAGGG CTGCCTATGGAATCACTCTTCTACAGAGCTGTTCTTCATGTCATTCTACAGGACCATTATGATGCTCATAAAAG TGAGAGGCGTGTGGGCAATGTATACTCCAAAGCTTCTTCATTTGTGGACTACGTTCGGAGAGCGCTCCGGAAGCTGCAACTGGATGACTCTAAG ctCTCAGACAGTATTATCCAGGGTTACCATGACCAATACAAACCCAGGATGAATGAGATGGTGGCTTTTAATATG CTGAAGGTGACTCTAGCTCCCTGCATTGAGGGCCTGATTCTGCTGGATCGTCTGTGTTACCTAAAGGAGCAG GAGAACGTCCGTGTTTCAGCCCTCGTGCAGCTCTTTGACCCGCTGAGGTCACCGCGGTGTTACGCAGTCGTCGGAGTGAAGACTTCTGGGAAAACATGA